The proteins below come from a single Halomonas binhaiensis genomic window:
- a CDS encoding tetratricopeptide repeat protein, which yields MSLQYIFRKIFILLFFLYTPLSMAGVLYENPIENGPGHDLFETSFHELLTDVERKPVDESVIKAQYLLGLVYMNGSSNWDVDRDIEKSIKYLLSAWSNEVADSGYTLARIYYNGAGVEKDNQTALEYLQKSAEMGFLISQQALGKAYLGEDEWEGLVSQDIPRGICWLEKAGNAGDLESSITLAYLYWQGELVEEDDEAALQWMLKGFSSKYGVSDSGDAGARLAEFYEKGIGTEIDLVQAYKYYDLQGTAGLDDKARLAEEMTQDQIDEAIRLSREWQEKHNTFVPSYDGLEHQPDGSYR from the coding sequence ATGTCTTTACAATACATTTTTAGAAAAATATTTATTCTGTTGTTTTTTCTCTATACGCCGTTATCAATGGCGGGGGTTCTATATGAGAATCCCATTGAGAATGGTCCTGGTCATGACTTGTTTGAGACTTCATTTCATGAGCTATTGACTGATGTGGAACGGAAGCCTGTAGATGAGTCGGTTATAAAGGCTCAATACCTCCTTGGGCTAGTATATATGAATGGGTCATCAAATTGGGACGTCGATCGCGATATAGAGAAAAGCATAAAATACCTCTTGAGTGCTTGGAGTAATGAAGTAGCGGATTCAGGCTATACCCTTGCACGCATATATTATAATGGTGCTGGGGTAGAAAAGGATAACCAGACAGCTTTAGAGTATTTGCAAAAATCAGCCGAGATGGGATTCCTGATTTCCCAGCAAGCGTTAGGAAAAGCGTATCTTGGTGAAGATGAGTGGGAAGGACTGGTCTCACAAGATATACCAAGAGGAATTTGTTGGTTGGAAAAAGCAGGAAATGCTGGAGATTTAGAATCCTCTATAACTTTGGCTTATCTATACTGGCAAGGAGAACTGGTTGAAGAAGATGATGAGGCAGCCCTTCAATGGATGTTAAAAGGATTTTCGTCAAAATATGGCGTTAGTGATAGTGGTGATGCCGGAGCCCGACTGGCTGAATTCTATGAAAAAGGGATAGGCACAGAAATAGATTTAGTACAAGCCTACAAATATTATGACCTTCAAGGGACTGCGGGTCTTGATGACAAGGCCAGACTTGCCGAAGAAATGACACAAGATCAGATCGATGAAGCTATCCGTCTGTCACGTGAATGGCAAGAAAAGCATAATACATTCGTGCCTAGCTATGATGGACTCGAGCATCAACCCGATGGTAGCTATCGCTAA
- a CDS encoding tetratricopeptide repeat protein, whose protein sequence is MLLSLSAHAEVLYENPVENGPGNDLFESSFQALLNDADRHPVDESSIKAKYLLGLVYLNGSANWNVERDVDKSKKYLLDAWASEAADAGYTLAHIYYMGLGVEKNNKKALEYLNESARMGYLPSQRELGKSYIGYHESWDGLVERDISEGLCWLKKAANAGDLKSARAVAQVYYAGDLVPQDYEAAFDWLKKSSESKYGTDSFAFDSLAMFYEKGLGTEKDLVQAYKYSDLQGTAGVDDKTRLAKEMTQEQVDEAIRLSREWQEKHNTFVPSYDGLEHQSDGSYR, encoded by the coding sequence ATGCTTCTTTCGCTCTCTGCGCATGCTGAGGTGCTGTATGAGAATCCTGTTGAAAATGGTCCAGGGAATGATTTGTTTGAATCATCGTTTCAAGCACTATTAAATGATGCTGATCGTCATCCTGTAGATGAGTCATCAATAAAGGCTAAATATCTCCTTGGTCTAGTATATTTGAATGGATCTGCAAATTGGAACGTAGAGCGTGATGTTGATAAAAGTAAAAAATATCTTTTGGATGCCTGGGCTAGTGAAGCAGCAGATGCTGGCTATACTTTGGCTCATATTTATTATATGGGGTTAGGAGTAGAGAAAAACAACAAAAAAGCTCTGGAATATTTAAATGAGTCGGCAAGAATGGGATATCTCCCTTCGCAGCGAGAGTTGGGAAAATCATATATTGGTTATCATGAAAGTTGGGATGGATTGGTTGAACGAGATATTTCTGAGGGATTGTGCTGGCTGAAAAAGGCCGCTAATGCGGGGGACTTAAAGTCTGCCAGAGCGGTTGCTCAAGTTTACTATGCCGGTGACCTTGTCCCACAAGATTATGAAGCTGCTTTTGATTGGCTGAAGAAATCTTCCGAATCTAAATATGGTACAGACTCTTTTGCATTTGATTCATTAGCAATGTTCTATGAGAAGGGACTTGGTACAGAAAAAGACCTAGTGCAAGCCTATAAATATAGTGACTTGCAAGGAACGGCTGGTGTTGATGATAAGACTAGACTTGCCAAAGAAATGACACAAGAGCAGGTCGATGAAGCTATCCGTCTGTCACGTGAATGGCAAGAAAAGCATAATACATTTGTGCCTAGCTATGATGGTCTTGAACACCAATCTGATGGTAGCTATCGCTGA